A window of the Wolbachia endosymbiont (group A) of Pogonocherus hispidulus genome harbors these coding sequences:
- a CDS encoding major capsid protein — protein sequence MRRAITKAINILPINYGRTESLNLFPSRSVRFRHITIEEQNGVLSLLPTQVPGAPATVGKRGKRKIRTFTIPHIPHDDVVLPEEVQGIRAFGSENELKALANVVTDHLELMRNKHAITLEHLRMGALKGIILDADGSELLNLYNEFEITPKVVNFALGIATTDVKRKCLEVLRHVEDNLSGEYMTGIHALVSPEFFDALTSHAKVKEAYERWQEGAALRNDMRSGFTFCGITFEEYRGQATDPEGIVRRFIEKDAGHCFPLGTANTFTTYFAPADFNETVNTLGQPLYAKQEPRRFDRGTDLHTQSNPLPMCHRPGILVKLAA from the coding sequence ATGAGAAGAGCTATAACTAAAGCAATAAACATATTGCCGATAAATTATGGTCGAACAGAAAGCTTAAATTTATTTCCAAGTAGATCGGTAAGATTCCGACATATTACGATAGAAGAGCAAAACGGAGTATTGAGTTTATTACCAACGCAAGTTCCCGGAGCACCAGCAACAGTGGGAAAACGCGGAAAACGAAAAATAAGAACATTTACGATACCACATATTCCCCATGATGACGTAGTGTTACCTGAGGAAGTGCAAGGAATAAGGGCATTTGGGTCAGAGAATGAATTGAAAGCGTTGGCTAACGTGGTAACAGATCATCTGGAGTTGATGAGAAACAAACACGCGATAACGTTAGAGCATCTGCGAATGGGGGCGCTCAAAGGAATAATTTTAGACGCAGATGGGTCAGAGTTATTAAATCTGTATAACGAATTTGAAATTACACCAAAAGTAGTAAATTTTGCACTGGGAATAGCAACCACCGATGTAAAGCGTAAGTGTCTGGAAGTATTGAGGCATGTTGAGGACAACTTAAGTGGTGAATACATGACCGGGATTCATGCGCTGGTAAGTCCAGAGTTTTTTGATGCACTAACTTCGCATGCCAAAGTAAAAGAGGCATATGAGAGATGGCAAGAAGGAGCAGCACTCCGGAACGACATGAGATCAGGATTTACGTTCTGTGGAATAACATTTGAGGAGTACAGAGGGCAAGCAACTGATCCTGAAGGAATTGTGAGAAGATTTATAGAAAAAGATGCGGGACACTGTTTTCCACTTGGTACAGCTAATACATTTACTACTTACTTTGCGCCAGCGGACTTTAATGAGACGGTAAATACACTAGGGCAACCGTTATATGCAAAACAAGAGCCAAGAAGATTTGATAGAGGGACTGACCTTCATACCCAATCAAACCCTCTACCAATGTGCCATCGCCCAGGTATACTTGTAAAACTTGCTGCATAA
- a CDS encoding IS630 family transposase (programmed frameshift), which yields MPAAYSYDLRKKAMEALDEGESRATVAKRFKIGKTTLYEWQKRREETGDFQSKKPGSVGYNHKITDWNVFTEFAKNHGGKTQSEMAKLWGNISRQTIHRALKNIGFTRKKKIYGYKERNEERRAQFAKVIATKYPENLVYIDESGIDNTEDYPYGYCRKGERFHSLKSGKKTQRVSMIAALNKKKIIAPLTFEGYCNKDVFEAWFEQFLTPILRSGQTVILDNAAFHKSKKIDDLAKGVGAEILYLPPYSPDFNEIEHHWFAIKNRARKNIPIFQSFRQAVDSAFL from the exons ATGCCAGCAGCGTATAGTTATGACTTAAGGAAAAAAGCAATGGAAGCATTGGATGAGGGAGAAAGTAGAGCAACTGTTGCCAAGAGATTTAAAATTGGAAAAACGACTTTATATGAGTGGCAGAAAAGGCGCGAGGAAACAGGAGATTTTCAGTCAAAAAAGCCTGGAAGCGTAGGATATAACCATAAAATTACCGACTGGAATGTCTTCACCGAATTTGCAAAAAACCATGGTGGCAAAACTCAGTCAGAGATGGCTAAACTCTGGGGCAATATCAGTCGACAAACGATTCACCGCGCACTTAAAAATATTGGCTTTACAAGAAA AAAAAAGATCTACGGATATAAAGAAAGAAATGAAGAAAGGCGAGCTCAATTTGCAAAGGTTATAGCAACAAAATATCCTGAAAATCTTGTATATATTGACGAATCTGGGATAGACAATACAGAAGACTACCCATACGGATATTGCAGAAAAGGAGAGAGGTTTCATTCACTAAAATCAGGTAAAAAAACTCAGCGCGTCAGTATGATTGCAGCTCTAAATAAAAAGAAAATCATTGCTCCATTGACCTTTGAGGGATACTGCAACAAGGATGTTTTTGAGGCTTGGTTTGAGCAGTTTTTGACTCCAATTTTAAGGTCTGGCCAAACTGTAATTCTTGATAACGCTGCTTTCCATAAATCTAAAAAAATCGATGATCTTGCTAAAGGAGTAGGTGCTGAAATTCTTTATCTTCCTCCATATTCTCCAGACTTTAACGAAATTGAGCATCATTGGTTTGCTATAAAGAACAGAGCTAGAAAAAATATCCCTATTTTTCAGTCTTTCCGTCAAGCTGTTGATTCTGCTTTTTTATGA
- a CDS encoding head decoration protein, whose translation MSCITEQNNLGDLLKYEASNLYSRDQITVAKGQNLKLGTIVGRDKDDLIKIINLAATDGTQTAIGVITSDVNATETTKAVIITRIAMLADHAVVWPGNITEEQKAAAIKQLEARGIIIRKGV comes from the coding sequence ATGAGTTGTATAACTGAACAAAATAACCTTGGTGACCTATTAAAGTATGAGGCATCAAATCTATATTCAAGAGACCAAATAACAGTAGCAAAAGGGCAGAATCTTAAGCTTGGTACAATTGTTGGTCGTGATAAAGATGATCTAATTAAGATTATAAACTTAGCAGCGACAGATGGCACGCAAACAGCAATAGGTGTAATAACAAGTGATGTAAATGCAACGGAAACCACCAAAGCAGTAATCATTACACGTATAGCGATGCTAGCAGATCATGCAGTGGTGTGGCCAGGAAATATCACTGAGGAGCAAAAAGCTGCAGCAATAAAGCAACTTGAAGCACGGGGCATCATCATTCGTAAGGGAGTTTAA
- a CDS encoding S49 family peptidase yields MKQQAMWLNRPVMMEQRSFDLLSLHAGKHPTFKNIKHAVRNNKKGIAVIPIHGILTKNSEAFDDILGMTSYEKIREEIEEALIDEEVETIILDIDSPGGEVNGLFDLSDFIYEARTKKRIVAIANDDAYSAAYAIASSAEKVLVTRTSGVGSIGVIASHIDQSGFDEKQGIKYTTVFAGSRKNDLNPHEPITSESLESLQEEVDRLYEMFVQLVARNRNLSTEKIKSTEAGLYFGEKAMEIGLADGITTFSEFIDNYRSNSMNKVEIKEQAIDIDDLIEQGRCLGYESCRKEVLEVIRLCNLSKMPEKIGEFIEQDVNAKQAQEILMSILAERTKKTEILSTIPQSSSEDLMMQVAKTRQNSQL; encoded by the coding sequence ATGAAACAACAAGCAATGTGGCTGAATAGACCGGTAATGATGGAGCAAAGAAGTTTTGATCTATTGTCATTACATGCCGGAAAGCATCCCACGTTTAAAAACATAAAACACGCAGTAAGAAATAATAAAAAGGGAATAGCAGTCATACCAATACATGGAATCTTAACGAAGAATTCAGAAGCTTTTGACGATATTTTAGGAATGACATCATATGAGAAGATACGTGAAGAGATAGAAGAAGCTTTAATAGATGAAGAAGTAGAAACAATAATTTTAGATATAGACAGCCCTGGAGGAGAAGTAAACGGTTTATTCGACCTTTCGGACTTTATTTACGAAGCAAGGACAAAAAAGAGAATTGTGGCGATAGCAAATGATGATGCATATTCTGCAGCGTATGCGATAGCGTCAAGTGCTGAAAAAGTATTGGTAACGAGAACTTCAGGAGTTGGAAGTATAGGAGTAATAGCAAGTCATATAGATCAAAGTGGGTTTGATGAAAAACAGGGAATAAAATATACCACAGTATTTGCAGGAAGTCGAAAAAACGATTTAAACCCACATGAGCCAATAACATCAGAAAGTCTGGAAAGCTTACAAGAGGAAGTAGATCGCCTATATGAGATGTTTGTCCAGCTCGTAGCACGAAACAGAAATTTGTCCACGGAAAAAATCAAATCAACGGAAGCAGGGCTATATTTTGGTGAGAAAGCAATGGAGATAGGTCTTGCTGATGGAATTACAACGTTTTCAGAATTTATTGATAATTATAGGAGTAATAGTATGAACAAAGTTGAGATAAAAGAACAAGCAATAGATATTGATGATCTAATTGAACAAGGAAGATGTTTAGGGTACGAGAGCTGCCGCAAGGAAGTATTAGAGGTAATAAGATTATGTAATTTATCAAAGATGCCAGAGAAAATAGGAGAATTTATTGAGCAGGATGTAAATGCCAAACAAGCGCAAGAGATATTAATGTCGATACTGGCGGAGAGAACGAAGAAGACGGAGATACTGAGCACAATACCACAAAGTTCATCAGAAGATTTAATGATGCAGGTAGCCAAAACACGCCAGAATAGCCAATTATAA
- a CDS encoding IS110 family transposase → MNSSNIIAGIDVSKAKLDIHIHPLGYHKVFENNVQAIDQILDFLRLHNVSKVGLEATGGYEKLCAYTLLSNGFEVYVIQPRWVRDYAKSLGVATKTDKIDCSIISRYINNTDMRVTPLKVSNVDCLRQKLSRRNQLVEIAKIQKTQAYQVTDISIIKQMEELLAILQNQIQALEDEMMELIDQSQELKRKYISITSIPGASKITAITMICYLPELGTLQEKQISSLAGVAPFNRDSGFSKGKRCIQGGRSQIRTVLYMCILSAREWNSYIKTFFDRLYNQYKKPYKVASTAAMRKLLLLANSLVRDGRVFTEEYSPKSTSLVS, encoded by the coding sequence ATGAATTCATCAAATATTATTGCTGGCATTGATGTTAGCAAAGCTAAACTTGATATTCATATCCATCCACTTGGATATCATAAAGTATTTGAAAATAACGTGCAAGCTATTGATCAAATACTCGACTTTTTACGTTTGCATAATGTAAGCAAAGTTGGTCTTGAAGCAACAGGTGGATATGAAAAATTATGTGCCTATACTTTACTAAGCAATGGTTTTGAGGTATATGTTATTCAACCTAGATGGGTTAGAGATTATGCAAAAAGCCTTGGCGTTGCTACTAAAACCGATAAAATAGACTGTAGTATCATCTCACGTTATATTAATAATACAGATATGCGTGTTACTCCTTTAAAAGTTAGTAATGTTGATTGTTTGAGGCAAAAGCTATCTCGTAGAAATCAACTTGTAGAAATAGCAAAAATACAAAAAACCCAAGCTTACCAGGTAACTGATATATCCATAATAAAACAAATGGAAGAGCTACTTGCCATTTTACAAAATCAAATCCAAGCCTTAGAAGATGAGATGATGGAGTTGATTGATCAAAGTCAAGAGCTTAAAAGAAAATACATATCAATAACTAGTATACCAGGTGCAAGTAAAATCACAGCTATTACTATGATTTGTTATCTACCAGAACTAGGGACGCTTCAAGAAAAGCAAATATCCAGCCTTGCCGGGGTTGCACCTTTTAATCGAGACAGTGGTTTTAGTAAAGGAAAAAGGTGTATTCAAGGCGGTAGGTCACAAATTAGAACAGTTTTGTATATGTGTATTCTTAGTGCGCGGGAATGGAATTCTTACATAAAAACTTTTTTTGATAGGTTGTATAATCAATATAAAAAACCATATAAAGTTGCTTCTACCGCTGCTATGAGAAAGTTACTTTTACTTGCTAACTCCTTGGTAAGAGACGGTAGAGTGTTCACTGAGGAATATAGCCCTAAGTCTACTTCTCTAGTAAGTTAG
- a CDS encoding phage tail sheath subtilisin-like domain-containing protein, whose translation MPEEFLHGVKVIEVTSGARSVRTAKSSVIGVIGTAPEADEQKFPLNSPVLIAGSLKEAAKLGKSGTLPSAINGIFSQIGATVVVIRVEESEAIQNIIGGVDEETGKYQGIQAFLSSESIIHVAPRILIAPQFTHQLPESENPKNPVVAALIGVAEKLRAIIVADGPNTNDEEAIKWRKSVGSSRVYVVDPWVKVFIEGKEEILPSSPFVAGLIAKVDSEQGFWHSPSNKEINGIVGTSRPIDFTLGNTNCRANHLNENEVTTIIHQNGYRLWGNRTCSNDSKWAFLSVRRTADLINDSLLRAHLWAVDRNITKTYIDDVIEGVNSYLANLKAQGAIISGKCYATPELNTPTNIASGKVSFDFEFTPPYPAEQITFRSHLVSGAIL comes from the coding sequence ATGCCAGAAGAATTTTTACACGGAGTAAAGGTTATTGAGGTAACCTCAGGAGCAAGATCAGTACGTACAGCTAAATCATCAGTGATAGGTGTAATTGGTACTGCCCCTGAAGCTGATGAGCAAAAATTTCCACTCAATAGTCCAGTATTAATAGCAGGAAGCTTAAAGGAAGCAGCAAAGCTTGGGAAAAGTGGAACACTACCTTCTGCAATAAACGGAATATTTTCCCAAATTGGTGCAACAGTAGTAGTTATTCGAGTTGAAGAAAGTGAAGCTATTCAAAATATAATTGGTGGAGTTGATGAAGAGACTGGAAAATATCAGGGAATTCAAGCATTCCTCAGCAGTGAAAGCATAATACATGTTGCCCCAAGAATACTAATTGCACCTCAGTTTACTCATCAATTGCCTGAATCTGAAAATCCTAAAAACCCAGTAGTAGCAGCTTTGATAGGAGTAGCAGAAAAGCTAAGGGCAATAATAGTTGCAGATGGACCAAATACCAATGATGAAGAAGCCATAAAATGGAGAAAAAGTGTAGGTAGCTCAAGAGTTTACGTTGTTGACCCATGGGTTAAGGTGTTTATTGAAGGAAAAGAAGAAATTTTGCCGTCTAGCCCATTTGTAGCTGGTTTAATAGCGAAAGTAGATAGCGAACAAGGATTTTGGCATTCACCTTCAAATAAAGAAATAAACGGTATTGTTGGCACAAGCAGGCCTATTGATTTTACGCTCGGTAATACAAATTGTAGAGCAAACCACTTAAATGAAAATGAAGTAACAACGATAATTCATCAAAATGGCTATAGGCTTTGGGGAAATAGAACATGTTCAAATGACTCAAAATGGGCTTTTCTGTCAGTGAGAAGGACTGCAGATTTAATCAACGATAGTCTACTTCGAGCTCATTTATGGGCAGTTGATCGCAATATTACCAAAACTTATATAGATGATGTGATTGAGGGGGTAAATTCTTATCTTGCAAATTTAAAAGCGCAAGGGGCGATTATTAGCGGAAAGTGTTATGCAACTCCAGAGCTCAATACACCAACAAATATTGCAAGCGGAAAAGTGTCTTTTGATTTTGAGTTCACGCCACCATATCCAGCTGAACAGATTACTTTCAGGTCACACCTTGTGAGTGGCGCAATATTGTAA
- a CDS encoding phage major tail tube protein codes for MLPKILKNFNVFVDGRGYAGKIDEVTLPKLTIKTEEYRAGGMDIPINIDMGMEKLEADFTFSEYDSELFRLFGLINNNAVSLTLRGGLHNHPGGSLEPSEEDQAVTKSLAAACSTVSVRLFDHIIITSSGYFSFRENGLL; via the coding sequence ATGCTACCAAAGATCCTAAAGAATTTTAACGTATTTGTTGATGGTCGTGGTTATGCAGGAAAAATAGATGAAGTAACCTTGCCAAAACTTACCATAAAAACAGAAGAATACAGAGCTGGTGGTATGGATATTCCAATAAATATTGATATGGGCATGGAAAAGCTTGAAGCAGATTTCACTTTTTCTGAATATGACTCTGAGCTCTTTAGACTTTTCGGATTGATAAACAATAATGCTGTTTCTCTTACTTTACGGGGAGGATTACATAACCATCCTGGAGGAAGTTTAGAACCATCAGAAGAAGATCAAGCAGTAACGAAGAGCTTAGCAGCAGCATGTAGTACTGTAAGCGTTAGATTATTTGATCATATTATCATCACAAGTAGTGGCTATTTTAGTTTTAGAGAAAACGGATTGTTATAG
- a CDS encoding recombinase family protein, giving the protein MNTSELITAQHLTREAIIYIRQSTPHQALSNQESLELQYALKQRAIDLGWKADNIVVIDNDLGLTGASAEKREGYKEILAKVTLSKVGIILSYDVTRLSRNCSDWYPLLDICGYKQCLIADRDGVYDPGTINGRLLLGLKGQLAEMELSTIRARLNAGLVNKATRGDLALSLPVGFVRNIDDSVSKDPNLEVQQHIKLVFDTFLEKRTAAQVVRYFNNNQLTIPRYDNFKEVHWKKPTFDAIISMLKNPAYAGAFAYGRSCTTRHKLSSANKTTKRLPMEEWKVLIKDKYPAYIDWETFTKIQIILKDNHADYRRCRTRGIARPGAALLHGIIYCGECGHKMIVQYKGGNHYKCSYQHQRDLSPSCQFLPADIIDNEVIPKFFAALSQIELDAYTKAINSQLQSEQEINKAHLQQLERLRYQVRLAERQFNQVDPDNRLVAAELERRWEQALNELKQAEITFERQYPSKPTPQLSEELKTIFLDVGKKLPEIWHKSVLSRQQRKSFVRCLIDKVVAHRIMRDCLQIRIVWHGRETTTFHAPIPVSSFCNITQYFTPIFSAKSF; this is encoded by the coding sequence ATGAATACATCAGAGCTAATTACAGCACAACATTTAACACGCGAAGCGATAATTTACATAAGACAATCAACACCTCATCAAGCACTGAGCAATCAAGAAAGTTTGGAGTTACAGTATGCGCTGAAACAAAGAGCTATTGATCTTGGGTGGAAAGCTGATAATATTGTTGTTATTGATAATGATCTCGGCTTAACAGGTGCTAGTGCTGAAAAGCGTGAAGGGTATAAAGAGATTCTCGCTAAAGTCACTTTATCAAAGGTAGGGATTATCCTATCCTACGATGTGACTCGTTTGTCACGTAATTGTTCTGATTGGTATCCGTTATTGGATATATGTGGCTATAAACAGTGTTTGATAGCTGATCGGGATGGTGTGTATGACCCTGGTACTATTAATGGTCGGTTGTTACTTGGTCTGAAAGGACAGCTTGCTGAAATGGAGTTATCTACTATAAGAGCCAGACTAAATGCTGGACTAGTAAATAAGGCAACCAGAGGAGATTTAGCCTTATCTCTTCCAGTGGGTTTCGTTCGTAACATTGATGATTCCGTGAGTAAGGATCCTAACCTTGAAGTTCAGCAGCATATTAAGCTTGTTTTTGACACTTTTCTAGAAAAACGAACAGCAGCACAAGTTGTAAGGTATTTTAACAATAACCAACTTACCATTCCTAGGTATGACAATTTTAAAGAAGTGCATTGGAAAAAACCAACTTTTGACGCAATTATCTCAATGCTCAAAAACCCTGCTTATGCTGGAGCATTTGCTTATGGTCGTTCTTGTACTACGCGTCACAAACTATCTTCTGCTAATAAAACAACAAAAAGACTACCAATGGAAGAATGGAAAGTTCTAATTAAAGATAAATACCCAGCTTACATAGATTGGGAAACCTTTACAAAGATTCAGATCATACTTAAAGATAATCATGCGGATTACCGTCGCTGTAGAACACGTGGAATAGCTAGACCAGGTGCAGCATTATTACATGGAATAATCTATTGTGGAGAATGTGGACACAAAATGATAGTACAGTATAAAGGAGGAAATCATTATAAATGCAGTTACCAACATCAACGTGATCTTTCCCCTTCATGTCAGTTTTTACCTGCTGATATTATTGATAATGAAGTAATTCCTAAATTTTTTGCAGCACTTAGTCAAATTGAGCTAGATGCTTATACTAAGGCTATTAACTCGCAGCTACAATCTGAACAAGAAATTAATAAAGCTCATTTACAACAATTAGAACGCTTAAGATACCAAGTAAGATTGGCAGAACGACAATTTAATCAAGTTGATCCTGACAATCGTCTTGTAGCTGCAGAACTTGAAAGACGTTGGGAACAGGCATTGAATGAACTCAAGCAAGCGGAAATTACATTTGAACGTCAGTATCCAAGTAAACCTACTCCTCAATTATCCGAGGAACTGAAAACAATATTTTTAGATGTAGGTAAGAAACTACCAGAAATTTGGCATAAGTCAGTTCTGTCACGTCAGCAAAGAAAATCTTTTGTTCGTTGTCTGATTGATAAGGTAGTAGCACACCGAATCATGCGTGATTGCTTGCAGATACGTATTGTATGGCATGGTAGAGAAACTACCACTTTCCATGCTCCTATTCCAGTAAGCTCCTTTTGCAATATCACCCAGTATTTTACACCAATTTTCTCTGCTAAATCTTTCTGA
- a CDS encoding JAB domain-containing protein, with protein MNNSERREKLETRILSSRGRSLLDHELLENNLSACTEGREVAKRLMELFSSLGRVINADFHELKNVTGMDDGAIASIFCLKEIFDRILKGKLKKLSILDNREELLKYFKAAIGQSRKESLRVVYLDRSGHLIYEYIQDCGTIDRVPLYVREIIKQGLLIDAASVAISHDQPP; from the coding sequence ATGAATAATAGTGAGAGAAGAGAGAAATTAGAAACTCGTATTCTATCAAGCAGAGGTAGATCTTTGCTTGACCATGAGCTACTGGAGAATAATCTATCTGCGTGTACAGAAGGAAGAGAAGTTGCCAAAAGGCTAATGGAGCTCTTTAGTAGTTTAGGAAGGGTAATTAATGCTGATTTTCATGAACTAAAAAATGTTACAGGAATGGACGATGGAGCAATAGCAAGTATCTTTTGCCTGAAAGAGATTTTTGATAGGATATTAAAAGGTAAGCTGAAAAAGCTGTCGATTCTTGATAACAGAGAGGAGCTATTAAAATACTTTAAAGCAGCAATAGGGCAGTCAAGAAAGGAAAGCTTACGAGTGGTATACTTAGATCGAAGTGGTCATTTAATATATGAGTATATTCAAGATTGTGGAACTATAGATAGAGTACCTCTATATGTGAGGGAAATAATAAAGCAAGGGTTACTGATTGACGCAGCATCTGTTGCAATTTCACACGATCAACCACCTTAA